A region of Mesorhizobium sp. M3A.F.Ca.ET.080.04.2.1 DNA encodes the following proteins:
- the hemN gene encoding oxygen-independent coproporphyrinogen III oxidase → MQQTAANDSRPALTAKLAENVPRYTSYPTAPHFHSAVDATTVRGWINAIAAGDEISLYLHIPYCDRLCWFCACHTKQTRHYAPVATFLRSLHREIGTIAGLVSGKGRVRTVHFGGGSPTMLKPADILALGKALRDQFDFLDNASLSVEIDPNDMDEGRLDAFAAIGMTRASLGVQDFDPKVQKAINREQSFELTRDVIEGIRQRGIDSVNLDLLYGLPHQTLESVASTVTQALTLHPDRIALFGYAHVPWFKKHQTMIDEAWLPESEARLAQSQLASRMIVDAGYEAMGLDHFAKPADSLAVSARAGTIRRNFQGYTEDGCDTLIGLGPSAISRYRRGYAQNIVATGEYEKAVNAGHLATARGIEFSVDDLARGWIIERLMCHFSFSAVELVERFGEVGRKLLLKASSVAVDDGGSMLALDGEHFVVPRDNWPLVRTVAARFDKYLGNGTGKHSVAV, encoded by the coding sequence ATGCAACAGACAGCCGCCAACGACTCGCGCCCCGCTCTCACAGCCAAGCTGGCAGAGAACGTGCCGCGCTACACGAGCTACCCGACCGCGCCGCATTTTCATTCAGCGGTCGACGCCACAACGGTACGCGGGTGGATCAATGCCATCGCAGCCGGCGACGAGATATCGCTCTACCTGCACATTCCGTATTGCGACAGGCTGTGCTGGTTCTGTGCCTGCCACACCAAGCAGACACGCCATTATGCGCCTGTCGCGACTTTCCTTCGCTCGCTGCATCGTGAGATCGGGACGATAGCCGGCCTGGTGAGCGGCAAGGGCAGGGTTCGTACCGTTCACTTCGGCGGCGGCTCCCCGACCATGCTGAAGCCCGCAGACATCCTGGCGCTTGGAAAAGCATTGCGCGATCAATTCGATTTTCTTGACAACGCCAGCCTCAGCGTCGAGATCGACCCCAACGACATGGATGAAGGCCGCCTGGATGCGTTCGCCGCGATCGGCATGACGAGGGCGAGTCTTGGCGTTCAGGACTTCGATCCGAAGGTGCAGAAGGCGATCAACCGCGAGCAGAGCTTCGAGCTGACGCGCGATGTGATCGAAGGCATCCGCCAGCGCGGCATAGATTCCGTCAATCTCGACCTGCTCTACGGATTGCCGCACCAGACGCTGGAAAGCGTCGCCTCCACCGTGACCCAGGCGCTGACACTGCATCCGGACCGAATTGCACTGTTCGGCTACGCGCACGTGCCCTGGTTCAAGAAGCATCAGACGATGATCGACGAGGCCTGGCTGCCCGAATCCGAGGCACGTCTGGCGCAATCGCAGCTCGCCTCGCGGATGATCGTGGATGCCGGCTACGAGGCCATGGGTCTCGATCATTTCGCCAAGCCGGCCGATTCACTCGCGGTCTCGGCGCGCGCCGGCACGATACGCCGCAATTTCCAGGGTTATACCGAGGATGGGTGCGATACTCTCATCGGCCTTGGCCCTTCGGCGATCAGCCGGTACCGCCGGGGTTACGCCCAGAACATTGTTGCGACCGGAGAGTATGAGAAGGCCGTGAACGCGGGTCATTTGGCGACCGCGCGCGGCATCGAGTTCAGCGTCGACGATCTGGCGCGAGGCTGGATCATCGAGCGCCTGATGTGCCACTTCTCGTTTTCAGCCGTCGAACTCGTCGAACGTTTCGGCGAAGTCGGACGGAAGCTGCTGCTCAAGGCAAGCAGCGTTGCCGTCGACGACGGCGGCAGCATGCTTGCGCTCGATGGCGAGCACTTCGTCGTGCCGAGAGACAACTGGCCGCTGGTCAGGACGGTGGCGGCAAGGTTCGACAAGTACCTCGGAAACGGGACCGGCAAGCATTCGGTGGCCGTGTGA
- a CDS encoding hemerythrin domain-containing protein has product MMRRAHREKLRLCDALEKLADALPNVDRLQCLGVANTIVPLLREIHRYEETVVFPAYEAALTLAESKLASTNRLRAEHLEDECYADELTEALLAIGHGDRIENAEAVGFMLRGFFESVRRHIAFEREHILPRIGLGGF; this is encoded by the coding sequence ATGATGAGACGTGCGCATCGGGAAAAGCTGCGGCTCTGCGACGCGCTCGAGAAATTGGCCGACGCCCTGCCGAACGTCGACCGTCTACAATGCCTCGGCGTGGCCAACACCATCGTTCCACTGCTGCGAGAGATCCATCGCTACGAGGAGACGGTCGTCTTCCCGGCCTATGAGGCGGCTCTCACCCTGGCCGAGTCCAAGCTGGCGTCCACCAACCGGTTGCGCGCGGAGCATCTCGAGGATGAATGCTACGCGGACGAGTTGACCGAGGCGCTTCTGGCGATCGGCCATGGCGACAGGATCGAGAATGCTGAGGCCGTCGGTTTCATGCTGCGTGGCTTCTTCGAAAGCGTGCGCCGCCACATCGCGTTCGAACGCGAACACATTCTGCCGAGGATCGGACTAGGCGGCTTCTAA
- a CDS encoding Crp/Fnr family transcriptional regulator yields the protein MTIRQDIHSAGIPVLCQSCEARHRGVCGALDADQLIELAKTSSRRSVSPGVELVGDAEVIESYANVLSGVVKLTKSLSDGRQQIVGLQFAPDFLGRPFKTESAINAEAATEVSLCSFPRTVIERMMRDSPELEHRLLRQALNELDEARSWMVTLGRKTAAEKVASFLLMIAKNIDPAVDPTVKSASFDLPLTRADIADFLGLTIETVSRQLTRLRTDGVIRIENNRHVTVESTSRLEQRCGD from the coding sequence ATGACGATCAGACAGGATATCCACAGCGCCGGCATCCCTGTGCTTTGCCAATCCTGCGAAGCGCGTCATCGCGGCGTGTGCGGCGCGCTCGACGCTGACCAGTTGATCGAATTGGCCAAGACTTCGTCGAGGCGAAGCGTTTCACCCGGCGTCGAGCTGGTCGGCGATGCCGAAGTGATTGAAAGCTATGCCAACGTGCTTTCGGGAGTGGTCAAGCTGACGAAAAGCCTTTCCGACGGCCGGCAGCAGATCGTCGGTCTTCAGTTCGCGCCGGATTTTCTCGGAAGGCCTTTCAAGACCGAAAGTGCGATCAACGCCGAGGCCGCGACGGAGGTGTCGCTGTGTTCTTTTCCAAGAACCGTGATCGAGCGGATGATGAGGGACTCGCCGGAGCTGGAACATCGCCTGCTCCGGCAGGCGCTGAACGAGCTTGACGAAGCACGCAGCTGGATGGTGACGCTGGGACGCAAGACCGCGGCGGAAAAGGTCGCCAGCTTCCTTCTGATGATCGCCAAGAACATCGATCCGGCCGTCGATCCCACGGTGAAGTCGGCGAGCTTCGACCTGCCGCTGACGCGCGCCGACATCGCCGATTTCCTCGGACTGACGATCGAGACTGTGAGCCGCCAGCTTACGAGATTGCGAACCGACGGCGTGATCCGGATCGAGAACAACCGGCATGTCACGGTGGAAAGCACGAGCCGACTGGAACAGCGCTGCGGCGACTGA
- the ccoO gene encoding cytochrome-c oxidase, cbb3-type subunit II, translating to MGLMDKHALIERNATLLLVGSLLVVTIGGIVEIAPLFYLDNTIEKVEGLRPYSPLELAGRDIYIREGCYLCHSQMIRPFRDEVERYGHYSLAAESMYDHPFQWGSKRTGPDLARVGDRYSNGWHVQHLADPRSVVPESIMPSYAFLKDTPIDVRDFSTHLVANRRVGVPYSDDMIADANADLLAQADPNADTSGLEARYPKAKIGDFDGNPQQVTEMDALVAYLQMLGTLVDFKTYDEAAGYR from the coding sequence ATGGGCTTGATGGACAAACACGCGCTCATCGAGAGGAACGCCACGCTTCTTCTCGTCGGGTCTCTGCTCGTCGTGACCATTGGCGGCATTGTCGAGATCGCGCCGCTCTTCTACCTCGACAACACGATCGAGAAGGTCGAGGGCTTGCGACCCTATTCGCCGCTCGAGCTTGCCGGACGTGACATCTATATCCGCGAGGGCTGTTATCTCTGCCACAGCCAGATGATCCGGCCGTTCCGCGACGAGGTCGAGCGCTATGGCCATTACAGCCTGGCGGCCGAGTCGATGTACGACCACCCGTTCCAGTGGGGGTCGAAGCGCACCGGCCCCGACCTGGCGCGCGTCGGTGATCGCTATTCCAACGGATGGCACGTCCAGCACCTCGCCGACCCGCGCTCGGTGGTGCCGGAATCGATCATGCCCAGCTATGCCTTCCTGAAGGACACGCCGATCGACGTGAGGGACTTCTCCACCCATCTGGTGGCGAACCGGCGCGTCGGCGTTCCCTACTCGGACGACATGATCGCCGATGCCAATGCGGATCTGTTGGCGCAGGCGGACCCCAATGCCGACACGTCGGGTCTCGAAGCGCGTTACCCGAAGGCCAAGATCGGCGACTTCGACGGCAATCCGCAGCAGGTCACCGAAATGGACGCCCTGGTCGCGTACCTGCAGATGCTCGGAACCCTGGTCGACTTCAAGACCTACGACGAAGCCGCCGGCTACCGCTGA
- a CDS encoding pseudoazurin: MKLPLIAAAIALLSIAGAANAEEHVVQMLNKGEKGSMVFQPAFVRAAPGDTIKFVPTDKSHNAESIKDMIPDGAQPFKGKPNEEVDVTLTQEGVYGVKCAPHYGMGMVALILVGKPVNLSAAEAVKQVGKAKTVFAELLAEASKVASN; encoded by the coding sequence ATGAAACTGCCCCTGATTGCCGCGGCGATCGCCTTGCTCTCAATCGCTGGCGCGGCAAATGCCGAAGAACACGTAGTGCAGATGCTGAACAAGGGCGAAAAAGGCTCGATGGTCTTCCAGCCCGCCTTTGTCCGGGCAGCACCCGGTGACACGATCAAGTTCGTTCCGACCGACAAGTCTCACAATGCCGAAAGCATCAAGGACATGATCCCCGACGGCGCCCAGCCGTTCAAGGGCAAGCCCAATGAGGAAGTGGACGTGACGCTGACCCAGGAAGGTGTCTACGGCGTGAAATGCGCTCCCCACTACGGCATGGGTATGGTGGCTCTGATCCTCGTCGGCAAGCCGGTCAACCTCTCCGCGGCGGAGGCCGTCAAGCAGGTCGGCAAGGCCAAGACCGTGTTCGCCGAACTGCTCGCCGAAGCGAGCAAGGTTGCGTCCAACTGA
- a CDS encoding NnrS family protein, translated as MVVAAATEIIAGRNWRNLKVLLPVATLLAANAMFHVEAHYDGVSDASRRLGLGAVVILVMIIGGRIIPSFTRNWLVREKPGRLPASFGRFDIATIALSAVGLAAWTIFPDATGTGALLITGAVFNAARLARWAGARTLPDPLVLILHIAFAFVPVGLLLAGLSAFAPETIPMAAGIHALAVGAIACMTLAVMTRATFGHTGRELKASGGTCAVFVAIVVAAILRVAAGLAPSFAILLHISAALWVAAFTGYAILFGGMLMRPRVGGRRENSR; from the coding sequence GTGGTCGTTGCAGCCGCCACGGAAATCATCGCCGGTCGAAACTGGCGGAACCTCAAGGTGCTGCTGCCGGTTGCGACCCTTCTGGCGGCAAATGCCATGTTTCATGTCGAAGCTCACTACGACGGGGTTTCAGACGCGAGCCGCCGTCTCGGTCTGGGCGCAGTGGTCATCCTCGTCATGATCATTGGCGGCCGTATCATTCCGAGCTTCACCCGCAATTGGCTGGTTCGCGAGAAGCCGGGCCGGCTGCCAGCATCGTTCGGCAGATTCGATATCGCAACCATCGCCCTTTCTGCGGTCGGGCTTGCGGCATGGACCATTTTTCCCGACGCCACAGGAACTGGCGCTCTGCTGATCACCGGTGCGGTCTTCAATGCGGCCCGGCTCGCCCGCTGGGCGGGCGCCCGGACACTGCCCGATCCCTTGGTTTTGATCCTGCACATCGCGTTCGCCTTTGTGCCCGTTGGGCTTCTGCTTGCCGGGCTGTCTGCCTTCGCCCCCGAAACCATTCCCATGGCGGCAGGGATCCACGCATTGGCGGTGGGGGCGATCGCCTGCATGACGCTTGCCGTCATGACCCGCGCCACCTTCGGCCACACCGGTCGTGAATTGAAAGCAAGCGGCGGAACATGCGCGGTTTTCGTTGCAATCGTCGTCGCTGCAATCCTGCGCGTGGCCGCCGGCTTGGCGCCCTCCTTCGCAATCCTCCTGCACATCTCGGCAGCGCTGTGGGTGGCCGCCTTCACCGGCTATGCGATCCTGTTTGGCGGCATGCTCATGCGGCCGCGTGTTGGCGGGCGCCGTGAGAATTCGAGATAG
- a CDS encoding FixH family protein, translating to MRTDTQKPREFTGRHMLISILTFFAVVIGVNLTMATLARRTWTGLVVENTYVASQQFNERAKEGRSQAALGWKGTLTIAGGDVRYGLVDAQGKPVPLHGVRVLFRHPAYETEDKAVTLAASSAGGPAKTAEFTARHTPKDGVWIVEIDADAGLAEPYRDVRRVIVSKGALK from the coding sequence ATGAGGACCGATACGCAAAAGCCGCGCGAGTTCACCGGCAGACACATGCTGATCTCCATTCTCACCTTCTTCGCGGTCGTGATCGGAGTGAACCTGACCATGGCAACGCTCGCCCGCAGGACTTGGACCGGCCTGGTCGTCGAGAACACTTATGTTGCCAGCCAGCAGTTCAACGAGCGGGCCAAGGAAGGACGATCTCAGGCAGCACTTGGCTGGAAAGGCACGTTGACGATAGCCGGAGGCGACGTCCGCTATGGCCTCGTCGACGCCCAGGGAAAGCCGGTGCCGTTGCACGGCGTCAGGGTGCTGTTTCGGCATCCGGCTTACGAGACCGAGGACAAGGCCGTGACGCTCGCCGCATCTTCCGCAGGCGGTCCCGCGAAGACAGCGGAATTTACCGCTCGTCACACGCCCAAGGACGGCGTCTGGATCGTCGAGATCGACGCCGATGCCGGCCTCGCCGAACCCTATCGCGACGTCCGCCGCGTCATCGTTTCCAAGGGAGCACTAAAATGA
- a CDS encoding group III truncated hemoglobin — MISKSVLLDRVRPAAEASLERPGVDRQSIGALVRQFYARVRKDQRLGPIFAREITGDWEPHLDKMTDFWCSVVLKSGDYHGRPVPAHLKLKDVTEADFAIWLALFAETAAELFAPETAAVFVERAERIATSLKLAMFFRLGPAPNPGGA; from the coding sequence ATGATTTCAAAGTCAGTCTTGCTTGACCGGGTTCGCCCTGCCGCCGAGGCGTCGCTGGAGCGCCCCGGCGTCGATCGGCAGTCGATCGGAGCGCTGGTCCGCCAATTCTATGCAAGGGTGCGGAAGGACCAACGCCTCGGACCGATCTTCGCCCGCGAGATCACCGGTGATTGGGAGCCTCATCTGGACAAGATGACGGACTTCTGGTGTTCCGTCGTCTTGAAGAGCGGCGACTATCATGGGCGGCCGGTGCCGGCTCACCTGAAGCTGAAGGATGTCACCGAAGCAGACTTCGCCATCTGGTTGGCCCTCTTTGCCGAAACGGCGGCTGAACTGTTCGCTCCCGAAACCGCGGCGGTGTTCGTCGAACGCGCCGAACGGATAGCGACGAGCCTGAAGCTCGCCATGTTCTTTCGCCTTGGTCCTGCCCCAAACCCGGGTGGCGCATAA
- the nirK gene encoding copper-containing nitrite reductase, translated as MLTRREALLGSVLTAAAVAATGATPVMAGAKAQDVAGLPREKVTLVAPPLVHPHDQVAKGGPKVVEFTMTIEEKPMVIDADGTQLNAMTYNGSIPGPLMVVHEGDYLELTLINPDTNSLAHNIDFHAATGALGGGALTLINPGEQVTLRFKATRTGTFVYHCAPGGAMIPWHVVSGMSGAVMVLPRDGLKDNKGKAIRYDRIYYIGENDFYIPRDEQGKFKKYDSVGDNYDDTVKVMRGLIPTHVVFNGGAGSLMGDNAMKANVGETVLIIHSQANRDTRPHLIGGHGDFVWEGGKFANPPAKDMETWFIRGGSAGAALYTFLQPGVYAYVNHNLIEAVELGATAHFTVDGKWDDDLMMQIEAPRAVAS; from the coding sequence ATGCTTACCAGACGCGAGGCTTTGTTGGGTTCTGTTCTTACCGCAGCCGCAGTCGCTGCCACCGGCGCGACGCCGGTCATGGCGGGTGCCAAGGCACAGGATGTCGCCGGGCTGCCGCGCGAAAAGGTGACCCTGGTCGCGCCGCCTTTGGTGCACCCTCACGATCAGGTGGCCAAGGGAGGCCCCAAGGTCGTCGAGTTCACTATGACCATCGAGGAAAAGCCCATGGTCATCGACGCCGATGGCACGCAGCTGAACGCGATGACCTACAACGGCTCCATCCCAGGCCCGCTCATGGTTGTGCATGAGGGCGACTATCTCGAGCTCACGCTGATCAACCCCGACACCAACAGTCTCGCTCACAACATCGACTTTCATGCGGCGACGGGCGCTCTCGGCGGCGGTGCGCTGACGCTGATCAACCCCGGTGAGCAGGTGACGCTGCGCTTCAAGGCGACGCGAACCGGAACGTTCGTCTATCACTGCGCGCCTGGCGGGGCGATGATCCCCTGGCACGTCGTGTCGGGAATGAGCGGAGCGGTGATGGTGCTGCCCCGCGACGGTCTGAAGGACAACAAGGGCAAGGCCATCCGCTACGACCGCATCTACTACATCGGCGAGAACGACTTCTACATCCCTCGCGACGAGCAGGGTAAGTTCAAGAAATACGACTCCGTCGGTGACAACTACGACGACACCGTGAAGGTGATGCGTGGCCTGATCCCGACGCATGTCGTGTTCAACGGCGGCGCGGGATCGCTGATGGGCGACAACGCGATGAAGGCGAACGTCGGCGAGACCGTTCTCATCATTCACTCGCAGGCCAATCGCGACACGCGTCCGCACCTGATCGGCGGTCACGGTGACTTCGTCTGGGAAGGTGGCAAGTTCGCGAACCCACCTGCCAAGGACATGGAGACCTGGTTCATCCGCGGCGGTTCCGCAGGGGCGGCGCTCTACACATTCCTGCAGCCCGGCGTCTACGCCTACGTCAATCACAATCTGATCGAGGCAGTCGAACTCGGGGCGACCGCGCACTTCACGGTCGACGGAAAATGGGACGACGATCTGATGATGCAGATCGAAGCTCCCAGGGCGGTTGCCTCATAG
- the ccoP gene encoding cytochrome-c oxidase, cbb3-type subunit III has product MSNEHIDDVSGISTTGHEWDGIRELNNPLPRWWVICFYITIAWALAYTIAYPAWPMLSSATRGVLGFSSRNDVKIEMAAAEAAKAKYVAAIESKTVSEVAGDDALREFAVAAGGAAFKVNCVQCHGSGAQGSQGFPNLNDDDWLWGGTAEQIQQTIMHGIRFASDPDTRQSEMTAFGDVITSDQIRQVSAYVASLSGAVQDASLIEPGAKVFKENCVACHGENAKGNKEFGAPDLTDAIWLYGSGENNIAAQVRAPRHGVMPAWAGRLGETTVKELALYVHSLGGGK; this is encoded by the coding sequence ATGAGCAACGAGCATATCGACGACGTCTCGGGTATCTCGACGACGGGTCACGAGTGGGATGGAATCAGGGAGCTCAACAATCCGCTACCGCGGTGGTGGGTGATCTGCTTCTACATTACGATCGCCTGGGCGCTCGCGTATACGATTGCTTATCCGGCCTGGCCGATGCTCAGTTCCGCCACTCGAGGGGTGCTGGGTTTTTCGAGCCGCAATGACGTGAAGATCGAAATGGCCGCCGCGGAAGCCGCCAAGGCCAAATATGTCGCGGCGATCGAGTCGAAGACCGTTTCCGAAGTCGCTGGCGACGATGCCTTGCGCGAGTTTGCAGTCGCGGCCGGCGGCGCCGCCTTCAAGGTCAATTGCGTTCAGTGCCACGGCTCGGGCGCCCAAGGCTCCCAGGGCTTCCCCAATCTCAACGACGACGACTGGCTGTGGGGGGGCACCGCGGAGCAAATCCAGCAGACGATCATGCACGGCATCCGTTTCGCGTCCGACCCCGATACCCGGCAGTCGGAGATGACTGCCTTTGGCGATGTCATCACCTCGGACCAGATCCGGCAGGTCAGCGCCTATGTGGCCAGCCTGTCGGGAGCCGTCCAGGACGCAAGTTTGATCGAGCCAGGCGCCAAGGTGTTCAAGGAAAACTGTGTGGCCTGCCACGGCGAGAATGCAAAGGGCAACAAGGAGTTCGGCGCCCCCGATCTGACGGACGCGATCTGGCTCTATGGATCCGGCGAGAACAACATTGCCGCCCAGGTCCGCGCCCCCAGGCACGGCGTCATGCCGGCCTGGGCCGGGCGGCTTGGGGAGACGACGGTCAAGGAACTGGCGCTTTATGTCCATTCGCTTGGGGGCGGGAAATAG
- a CDS encoding cbb3-type cytochrome c oxidase subunit 3 has product MDYNLMREFADSWGLLAMALFFVGCIAFALRPGGKPQADEAARIPLKDD; this is encoded by the coding sequence ATGGATTACAATCTGATGCGGGAATTCGCCGACAGCTGGGGCCTGCTCGCCATGGCGCTGTTCTTCGTCGGCTGTATCGCCTTCGCGCTCCGTCCTGGCGGCAAGCCGCAGGCAGACGAAGCCGCGCGCATTCCACTCAAGGACGACTGA
- a CDS encoding SUMF1/EgtB/PvdO family nonheme iron enzyme — MSFDPVFTFGTLGAAALVGLGFSQTIKEPSSQFGDPVVLSELVVLEPSSFNHPLPGEFLKDGHPAPGPVLEETLHAPLEIMKFQVTALDYDRCVADGVCKPADSRLAGDVPVTGVSLFDAEAYAKWLSARTGEAWRLPTDAEWAYAAGERFRGDIEAGEADPANPAKRWLKQYRNEAALGRKPDPEPRARGAFGLNSKGVADIAGNVWEWTSTCYTHTSISSDGASIGSSVDNCGVHVVEGFHRTYMSNFIRDGKSGGCAVGTPPDNLGFRLVRDRRGFLQAALHRLGLT, encoded by the coding sequence ATGTCTTTCGATCCTGTCTTCACATTCGGAACTCTCGGGGCGGCTGCCCTTGTCGGTCTGGGCTTTAGCCAGACCATCAAAGAGCCCTCCTCGCAGTTTGGGGATCCGGTTGTCCTGAGTGAGCTGGTGGTCTTGGAACCGAGCTCCTTCAATCACCCGCTGCCCGGTGAATTCCTCAAGGACGGTCACCCGGCACCAGGACCGGTCCTGGAGGAGACCCTCCATGCGCCGCTGGAGATCATGAAGTTCCAGGTGACGGCGTTGGATTACGATCGCTGCGTCGCCGACGGCGTCTGCAAGCCTGCCGACTCGCGTCTCGCCGGCGATGTTCCGGTGACCGGCGTCAGCCTTTTCGATGCCGAAGCTTATGCGAAATGGCTGTCGGCGCGCACAGGTGAAGCGTGGCGGCTGCCGACCGACGCGGAGTGGGCCTATGCCGCCGGTGAGCGATTTCGGGGAGACATAGAGGCCGGCGAAGCCGATCCGGCGAACCCCGCGAAGCGGTGGCTCAAGCAGTATCGCAACGAGGCCGCGCTCGGTCGCAAACCGGATCCTGAGCCGCGGGCACGCGGCGCCTTCGGCCTCAACTCAAAGGGGGTTGCCGACATTGCCGGCAATGTCTGGGAGTGGACATCGACATGCTACACCCACACTTCGATCTCGAGCGACGGCGCCAGCATCGGCAGTTCGGTCGACAATTGCGGCGTGCATGTTGTCGAAGGTTTCCATCGAACCTACATGTCGAACTTCATCCGCGACGGCAAAAGCGGCGGTTGCGCGGTCGGCACGCCGCCCGACAATCTCGGCTTCCGGCTCGTCCGTGATCGCCGCGGTTTCCTTCAGGCCGCCCTTCACCGCCTGGGCTTGACCTGA
- the ccoG gene encoding cytochrome c oxidase accessory protein CcoG, with translation MLDQTQVERLEAEAVNSAKTRQPLYAARKKIFPKRASGRFRQFKWLVMAITLGIYYLTPWLRWDRGAFAPDQAVLIDLANRRFYFFFIEIWPQEFYYVAGLLMMAGVGLFLVTSTVGRAWCGYACPQTVWVDLFLVVERAIEGDRNARMKLDAAPWTARKLSLRTIKHTIWLIIGAATGGAWIFYFADAPKLLGEVFTGTAAPVAYVTIAVLTATTYVFGGLMREQVCTYMCPWPRIQAAMLDENSLTVTYNDWRGEPRSRHAKKALASGQPVGDCVDCNACVAVCPMGIDIRDGQQLECITCALCIDACDSVMDKLGRERGLISYATLADYNANMAVATAGGSSPVTPALVRTPSGAFAEGLAHFHLGKIFRLRTFIYLGAWSAIGLALVYSLLTRERLELNVLHDRNPQFVTLSDGSIRNGYTVKLLNMIPEPRTIEVTLQGLDGGDMSIVGIDQPASRSFAVQVEPDRLKVLKVFVRQPAKLIREPVQSFEFRIDDKAGSESAEYTASFNAPEKAK, from the coding sequence GTGCTGGACCAAACGCAGGTAGAACGGCTCGAGGCCGAAGCGGTCAATTCCGCCAAGACGCGGCAGCCTCTCTACGCCGCGCGCAAGAAGATCTTTCCGAAGCGCGCCTCCGGCCGATTCCGCCAGTTCAAATGGCTGGTGATGGCGATCACGCTCGGCATTTACTACCTGACGCCATGGCTGCGTTGGGACCGCGGAGCCTTCGCGCCCGACCAGGCCGTTCTCATCGATCTGGCGAACCGGCGCTTCTACTTCTTCTTCATCGAGATCTGGCCGCAGGAATTCTACTACGTTGCCGGCCTTCTGATGATGGCGGGCGTCGGCCTTTTCCTCGTCACGTCAACGGTCGGACGTGCCTGGTGCGGCTATGCCTGTCCGCAGACCGTCTGGGTAGACCTGTTCCTGGTCGTGGAACGCGCCATCGAGGGTGACCGCAATGCCCGTATGAAGCTGGACGCTGCACCCTGGACGGCTCGCAAGCTCTCCCTGCGTACGATCAAGCACACCATCTGGTTGATCATCGGAGCGGCCACCGGCGGCGCCTGGATCTTCTACTTCGCCGATGCGCCGAAACTGCTCGGCGAAGTCTTCACCGGCACCGCCGCGCCCGTCGCCTATGTCACGATCGCCGTCCTGACCGCCACCACTTACGTTTTCGGCGGGCTGATGCGCGAGCAGGTCTGCACCTACATGTGCCCTTGGCCGCGCATTCAGGCCGCCATGCTCGACGAAAATTCGCTGACCGTGACCTATAACGACTGGCGCGGCGAACCGCGTTCGCGCCATGCCAAGAAGGCGCTCGCCTCGGGACAACCGGTCGGTGACTGCGTCGACTGCAACGCCTGCGTCGCCGTCTGTCCTATGGGCATCGACATCCGCGACGGCCAGCAGCTGGAGTGCATCACCTGCGCGCTTTGCATCGACGCCTGCGACAGCGTCATGGACAAGCTCGGCCGCGAGCGCGGGCTGATCTCCTATGCAACGTTGGCGGACTACAATGCCAACATGGCGGTGGCGACGGCCGGCGGCAGCAGCCCTGTCACTCCGGCGCTTGTCAGGACACCGAGCGGCGCTTTCGCCGAAGGACTGGCGCATTTCCATCTGGGCAAGATCTTCCGGCTGCGTACCTTCATCTATCTCGGTGCATGGTCGGCGATCGGGCTGGCCCTCGTTTATTCGCTGCTGACGCGCGAGCGGCTGGAACTGAACGTGCTGCACGACAGAAATCCGCAGTTCGTGACGCTTTCGGACGGTTCGATCCGCAACGGCTATACCGTCAAGCTGCTCAACATGATCCCCGAGCCGAGGACGATCGAGGTCACTTTGCAGGGGCTCGACGGCGGCGACATGAGCATCGTCGGCATCGACCAACCCGCGAGCCGCTCCTTTGCCGTTCAGGTCGAACCCGATCGGCTCAAGGTGCTCAAGGTTTTCGTTCGCCAACCCGCGAAGCTGATCAGGGAGCCGGTGCAGAGCTTCGAGTTCCGCATCGATGACAAGGCAGGGTCCGAATCCGCCGAATACACCGCCAGTTTCAACGCGCCGGAGAAGGCCAAATGA